A genomic region of Palaemon carinicauda isolate YSFRI2023 chromosome 11, ASM3689809v2, whole genome shotgun sequence contains the following coding sequences:
- the LOC137650082 gene encoding uncharacterized protein — translation MSTLKEIVSLGKEMGYEGDNLRDFVEKERLIRERALEREREMEREEREREREERAVEREIRKQQLEVERLKLQMQGNEKDSSLCKPSLPKLPVFNDITDSIDAYILRFERLAVSAGWSKDIWAVSLASLLQGKSLETYQHLSPVEAKDFDSVKEALLRCFQCTSEGYRLRFRNCKFFKSETAQQFGNRLKNNLKRWVELADCEETFDDLFDLMLIEQFLNACDKDMVVFLKEHEMKTFDQVVKYAEMYMEAHLNYGKKGLNSGHEKHGASASKVTTGDSKWQTDADSDRKVTARNCYVCGRGNHLAKDCFERFGGPKRKGASKGATEKAAMVSHGGKLMVDKGTVEGVEVNVFRDPGCTTVLVKRALVPKHKFTGKYVDLKMANNQVFRYPEAIVDVVSPYFTGETLAACMPDPIYDLVIGAIDGSTDGLSTEVSAVTTRLQNQMQEKKLKGPSKLKVKEVINLMQKENIGKLQAEDGTLKKVFEHAKSNRVFVKNENKSHCFVTKKGILYCRVQNEGIINDQLVVPNKFRHAVIELAHDSLMSGHLGIQKTTARIQSNFYWPGMSVQITRCCRSCDACQRTVDKGRVKKVKLGRMPLIQEPFQRVAVDIVGPIEPRASDGSRYILTIVDYATRYPEAVALKNIDSVTVAEALLSVFSRVGIPKEVLSDRGTQFTSEVMREFNRLLSIKSITTTPYHAMCNGLVEKFNGVLKKMLRRMCTEQPKMWPRYIDPLLFAYREVPQSSTKFSPSELVYGHTVRGPLSLLRELWENEDNAIEDSTRTTYEYVVDMRERLQDTCRLAQEELERARDKYQCYYDKNACKREINEGDKVLLLLPTSNNKLLVQWQGPFEVVKKVNRYNFVLNINGVERKYHINMLKLYYDRISEGNNVKGKSVEAEGSGDLKSGAVLFTDDQESDDLACVAVISEDSDEYEITVVPSDIQSEDVSNVKINQELSEDKKEEVARILQEYKNVFTDVPGRTNVIEHVINLSSKGPVRCRPYPVPYALQQDIDREIERMLKLGVIECSNSPYATPLIVVKKKDGSNRMCLDFRKINKLTVFDSEPMPDQNLIMTRVSKSRYFTKIDLSKGYWQIPLEKQSREVTAFQTNRGLLQFITMPFGLVNAGATFNRMMRKLFNGVKNVELFVDDILIHSQGWEEHKETLRLVLDILRKAFLTAKPSKTEIGYFSVEYLGSKIGNGISRTAEDKVSKVLNVDTPKTKREVKSFLGLTGYYRHYIPDYATIAAPLTDLIKKSQPNVVNWSLCHQESFEKLKNILSSHPIVRLPDLTKDFVLQVDASNVGLGAILMQYVDGERWPVQYASRKLKGAEQNYSVIEKECLAVVWAVKKFYQYLYGKAFVIESDHQPLKYLNSAGHINSRLMRWAMYLQQFEYTIHNIPGKENVGPDCLSRL, via the coding sequence ATGAgtactttaaaagaaattgttagtttggggaaggaaatgggttacgaaggtgataatttaagggattttgttgaaaaggaaagacttaTTCGAGAGCGGGCActagaaagggaaagggaaatggagagagaagaaagggaaagagagagagaagaaagggcagtagaaagggaaatacgaaagcagcaattagaagtcgaacgattaaagttacagatgcagggaaatgaaaaagattctagtttgtgtaaaccctcgctacctaaactgcctgtttttaatgatataactgatagtattgacgcctatattttaagatttgaacgtttagccgttagtgctggctggagcaaagacatttgggctgttagtttagcatcattattacaagggaaatctttggaaacttaccagcacctttcacctgttgaagctaaagatttcgatagtgttaaagaggcattattacgttgttttcagtgtacttcggaaggatatagattgagatttcgtaactgtaaattctttaagagcgagaccgctcagcaatttgggaatagattgaaaaataaccttaagaggtgggtggaattagcagattgtgaagaaacatttgatgacttgtttgatttaatgttaatagaacaatttttaaatgcttgtgacaaagatatggttgtatttttgaaggaacatgaaatgaaaacatttgatcaaGTTGTAAAATATGCCGAGATGTATATGGAGGCCCATTTAAATTATGGCAAAAAGGGTTTAAATAGTGGTCATGAAAAGCACGGTGCCTCTGCAAGTAAAGTTACCACTGGGGATAGTAAATGGCAAACGGATGCCGATAGTGATAGGAAGGTTACGGCAAGAAATTGTTACGTATGTGGTCGTGGTAATCACCTTGCTAAAGATTGTTTTGAAAGGTTTGGGGGTCCAAAACGTAAAGGTGCGAGTAAGGGTGCGACAGAGAAAGCAGCTATGGTTAGTCATGGGGGCAAGTTAATGGTGGATAAAGGTACAGTGGAAGGAGTAGAGGTTAATGTATTTCGTGATCCCGGTTGTACCACGGTGTTAGTTAAGAGGGCTTTAGTGCCGAAACACAAGTTTACTGGTAAGTATGTTGACCTTAAAATGGCTAATAACCAAGTTTTTAGATATCCTGAGGCTATTGTTGATGTTGTCTCGCCATATTTCACGGGCGAAACCTTAGCTGCCTGCATGCCTGATCCTATTTATGATTTAGTGATTGGGGCAATTGATGGTTCGACTGACGGGTTGAGTACGGAGGTTAGTGCTGTTACTACCCGACTGCAGAAtcaaatgcaagagaaaaagttaaagggaccgtcaaagcttaaggtcaaagaagttataaatttaatgcagaaagagaatatagggaaattacaggctgaagatgggacgctaaaaaaggtttttgagcatgcaaagtcaaatagggtctttgtgaagaatgaaaataaatctcattgcttcgtaactaagaaaggtatattatattgtagagtgcaaaatgaaggcattattaatgatcagttagttgttcctaataaatttcgtcatgcagtaatagaattggctcacgattccttaatgagtggacatttaggaatacagaaaaccacagcacgtatacaaagtaatttttattggccAGGTATGTCGGTGCAGATAACAAGATGTTGCAGGTCGTGTGACGCTTGTCAACGCACGGTTGACAAGGGAAGAGTTAAAAAGGTGAAGTTGGGAAGAATGCCCCTGATTCAAGAACCCTTTCAGCGTGTTGCGGTGGACATAGTGGGTCCGATTGAACCCCGTGCCAGTGACGGATCAAGATATATTCTCACCATTGTTGACTATGCTACACGTTATCCTGAGGCAGTAGCTCTGAAAAATATAGATTCAGTCACTGTAGCTGAGGCTTTGCTGTCGGTATTCAGTCgagtgggaattccaaaggaggtgttatctgacaggggaacacagttcacctctgaagtaatgcgtgaatttaatcgcttgttatctattaagagtattactactaccccatatcatgctatgtgcaatggtttagtagaaaagtttaatggagtgttgaagaaaatgctcagacgtatgtgtacagaacaaccaaagatgtggcctaggtacattgatcctttattatttgcatatcgtgAAGTTCCGCAGTCTAGTACCAAATTCTCTCCGTCTGAGTTGGTATATGGTCATACTGTGAGGGGACCACTTAGTTTATTGAGGGAGCTGtgggaaaatgaagataatgcaattgaggatagcacgaggaccacgtacgagtatgtagtagacatgagagaaaggttacaggatacatgtaggctggctcaagaagagttagagagggctagagataagtatcagtgttactatgataaaaatgcttgtaaaagggaaataaatgaaggggacaaggtcctgttgctgttgcccactagtaacaataagcttctagtgcagtggcaaggtccatttgaagtggtaaagaaagttaataggtataattttgttcttaatattaatggggttgagcgcaaataccacattaacatgcttaagttatactatgataggataagcgaaggcaataacgtgaagggtaagtctgttgaggcagagggcagtggggatctcaaatctggagctgtacttttcacagatgatcaggagagtgatgatcttgcatgtgtggcagtgattagtgaggatagtgatgaatatgagataacagttgtgccgagtgatattcagagtgaagatgtgtctaatgttaaaattaatcaggaattatctgaagataaaaaggaggaggtagctagaatattacaagaatacaagaatgtgtttactgatgtaccaggtagaactaatgtgattgaacatgtgataaacctgtctagtaagggtcctgtaaggtgtagaccatatcctgtaccttatgctctgcagcaagatatagatagggagattgaaagaatgctcaaattaggagttattgagtgctcaaattctccttatgctacacctttgatagtggtaaagaaaaaagatggcagtaaccggatgtgcttagattttaggaagataaacaagcttacggtatttgattcggaacccatgccagatcagaacttaattatgactcgcgtaagtaagagcaggtattttacgaaaattgacctctctaaaggatattggcaaataccTTTAGAAAAACAGAGTAGAGAAGTAACCGCTTTTCAAACTAATAGAGGACTCCTACAGTTTATAACTATGCCATTTGGTTTGgtaaatgctggtgctacttttaaccgtatgatgaggaaattatttaatggtgtgaaaaatgtagagctgtttgttgatgatattttgattcattcacaggggtgggaagagcacaaggaaactctgcggctggtactggatattttaagaaaagcatttctcacagctaagccatccaaaacggaaattggttatttttcagttgagtatttgggcagtaagatcggtaacggtatatctcggacagctgaggacaaagtaagtaaggtattgaatgtagacacaccaaagacaaaaagggaggtaaagtcttttcttggtttgactggatactatcgccattatatccctgactatgctactattgctgcacctctaacagatcttataaagaaatctcaacccaatgtagtaaactggagcctgtgtcaccaagaatcttttgaaaagttaaagaacattttaagtagccatccaatagttaggttgcctgatttaaccaaagatttcgtgttgcaggtagatgcatcaaatgtgggtttaggggcaatccttatgcaatatgttgatggggaacgttggccagtgcaatatgctagcaggaaactcaaaggtgccgagcagaattactctgtaatcgagaaggaatgcctcgcagtagtgtgggctgtaaagaagttttaccaatatctatacgggaaggcattcgtcatagaatctgatcaccaacctttgaagtacttaaactctgctggtcacattaacagtagactaatgcgctgggccatgtatttacaacagtttgaatataccatacataatattcctggtaaagaaaatgttggtccagactgcttgagtaggttgtaa